The following are encoded together in the Babylonia areolata isolate BAREFJ2019XMU chromosome 18, ASM4173473v1, whole genome shotgun sequence genome:
- the LOC143292751 gene encoding uncharacterized protein LOC143292751: protein MVPMQLTAAPQPYPVVTPAAYSRTTVRRIRFRHRHFRAGFGSLVVAMILFTVGFSAPRWAIAMNDFGLWESCIGRRSCQDNVEDVLVWMDAVRIVEVLALVCFILSVAVELYQDVFNSPQPKDNKAVEILGVVAGVFGLIGVAIFGAKINKKTTIQYDDYGYISYVTVRLGWAFGLAAAGSILGLLGAVLMGASRVQHAQQTQQALANLGVTTGTAPPSIPMQPIMTSATYAPPPAAGYPYPTPAYPYPVPVASPVAPGSAPLAATPGVPASQVPVSFVLVQGQMVPVYRELSPTVTGSTAGTGQTPGPETSLDGQPSDHKF from the exons aTGGTGCCCATGCAGCTGACAGCAGCGCCACAGCCCTATCCTGTGGTCACTCCCGCGGCCTATAGCAGAACCACTGTTCGCCGCATCAGGTTCCGTCACAGGCACTTCAGGGCGGGGTTTGGGTCACTGGTGGTGGCCATGATCTTGTTCACTGTGGGCTTCTCCGCTCCCAGGTGGGCCATCGCCATGAACGACTTTGGGCTGTGGGAGTCGTGCATCGGCAGAAGGTCTTGTCAAGACAACGTTGAAGACGTACTTG TCTGGATGGACGCGGTACGCATCGTGGAGGTGCTGGCCTTGGTGTGCTTCATCCTCAGTGTGGCTGTGGAGCTGTATCAGGACGTGTTCAATTCCCCCCAACCTAAAGACAACAAGGCTGTGGAGATCCTGGGTGTGGTTGCAG GTGTGTTTGGTCTCATCGGGGTGGCGATTTTCGGAGCAAAGATAAACAAAAAGACTACGATTCAGTACGACGACTATGGCTATATTTCCTACGTGACAGTACGTCTGGGTTGGGCCTTCGGGTTGGCGGCGGCAGGCAGCATCCTGGGCCTCCTGGGTGCCGTCCTGATGGGCGCCAGCCGCGTGCAGCACGCGCAGCAAACCCAGCAGGCTTTGGCCAACCTCGGGGTCACCACTGGTAccgcccctccctccatccccatgcAGCCCATCATGACGTCAGCCACCTACGCCCCACCACCAGCTGCCGGTTACCCTTACCCCACTCCTGCTTACCCTTACCCTGTACCCGTTGCCTCACCCGTGGCTCCGGGGTCTGCACCATTGGCAGCTACCCCAGGAGTGCCTGCGTCACAAGTTCCTGTGAGCTTCGTCCTGGTGCAGGGCCAGATGGTGCCGGTGTACCGGGAGCTGTCCCCCACCGTGACCGGCAGCACGGCAGGCACTGGGCAGACCCCGGGCCCTGAGACCTCCCTGGATGGCCAGCCCAGCGACCACAAGTTCTGA